One Pontibacillus yanchengensis DNA window includes the following coding sequences:
- a CDS encoding DUF3397 domain-containing protein gives MTQVVAYILAAIITLPIPMTFVIYFFARKILKNKKRSLHVTVNIMTFFYILAVNATIFVIFEQSWFSYIFILLIVLLSMFVVLQWKYKEEVVFKSAWKGFWRFSFLLFSFAYIGLTIYGLTDRLLSL, from the coding sequence ATGACGCAAGTGGTTGCATATATTTTAGCTGCTATCATTACGTTACCAATCCCAATGACCTTTGTTATCTATTTTTTCGCTAGAAAGATTTTAAAAAATAAAAAGCGATCTTTGCATGTAACAGTAAATATTATGACCTTTTTTTATATCCTTGCAGTGAATGCGACCATCTTTGTCATTTTTGAACAGTCCTGGTTTTCGTACATCTTTATTCTGCTTATTGTATTATTGAGCATGTTTGTCGTCTTACAATGGAAGTATAAAGAGGAGGTGGTTTTCAAAAGTGCTTGGAAAGGTTTTTGGAGGTTTAGTTTTTTATTGTTTAGTTTTGCTTATATTGGGTTGACGATATACGGATTAACCGATCGTCTCCTATCTTTGTAA
- a CDS encoding 2-dehydropantoate 2-reductase: protein MKIGIIGGGAIGLFFSFELTKMGHEVTLHVRRAEQMMKLDEEGLFVKGGKEPIFLRTRLITELELPDVLIICTKQHGVEEIIAHIKNLPQKTTVMFVQNGMGHVNWFEHLNMPVVAGVVEYGVLKHSDTCFELTGEGTVRFAPVTASKANLIEIIKEINHKESFRVELEENWYRMLAGKLIINSAINPVTALFNVRNGEIVHNEYLLSISRSLCLEACEVLELPFQAMWEQVQSIAMKTSNNISSMAKDIQLKRTTEIEAISGYVLQKATHPVPYTNFIYYCILAKEKEIERRNER from the coding sequence GTGAAGATAGGAATAATTGGCGGCGGTGCTATTGGTCTTTTTTTTAGTTTTGAATTAACTAAGATGGGGCATGAAGTAACGCTTCATGTGAGGCGTGCAGAGCAAATGATGAAATTGGATGAAGAAGGGTTGTTTGTGAAAGGTGGGAAAGAACCCATTTTTTTGCGTACAAGGCTTATAACGGAATTAGAACTTCCTGATGTTTTGATCATTTGTACAAAACAACATGGGGTTGAAGAAATCATTGCTCATATAAAAAATTTACCTCAAAAAACCACAGTTATGTTTGTTCAAAACGGGATGGGGCATGTGAATTGGTTTGAACATCTAAATATGCCTGTCGTTGCAGGTGTAGTCGAGTATGGAGTTCTAAAACACTCAGATACCTGTTTTGAATTAACGGGTGAGGGTACAGTTCGATTTGCACCGGTTACTGCCTCCAAAGCGAACCTAATAGAAATCATAAAAGAGATTAATCATAAAGAGTCATTTAGAGTGGAGTTAGAGGAGAACTGGTACAGGATGTTAGCTGGAAAGCTTATCATTAATTCTGCTATTAACCCAGTAACAGCATTGTTTAACGTTCGAAATGGGGAAATAGTACATAATGAATACCTACTAAGTATTTCCCGATCTCTTTGTTTAGAAGCTTGTGAAGTTCTTGAACTACCTTTTCAAGCTATGTGGGAGCAAGTACAAAGCATTGCTATGAAAACGAGTAACAACATTTCATCAATGGCTAAAGACATTCAATTGAAACGTACTACGGAAATTGAGGCTATATCAGGATATGTACTTCAAAAAGCAACGCATCCAGTGCCTTACACAAATTTTATATATTATTGTATATTAGCGAAAGAAAAAGAAATAGAAAGGAGAAATGAACGATGA
- a CDS encoding N-acetyltransferase: MEPMKVERLVINFKTLEEFKQFKNYGNQELSMLEDLQSNIIENDSVSPFLGIYFGNALVARMSLYKVESKYDQYFDPPQEYLELWKLEVLPDYRDKGFGKMLVDFAKSYNLPIKTNPRINSHGFWEKMGFQKAKYNMERDLGENPLIWTPEGVKEQENEASSSKNV; this comes from the coding sequence ATGGAGCCTATGAAGGTTGAAAGATTAGTCATCAATTTTAAAACGTTAGAAGAATTTAAACAATTTAAGAATTATGGTAATCAGGAACTATCTATGCTTGAAGACCTACAAAGTAATATTATTGAAAATGATAGCGTTTCACCTTTTTTGGGGATTTATTTTGGAAACGCTTTAGTAGCTAGAATGAGCCTCTACAAAGTGGAATCGAAATACGATCAATACTTCGATCCACCTCAAGAATACTTAGAACTCTGGAAGCTCGAAGTCCTACCTGACTATCGAGATAAAGGTTTTGGGAAAATGCTCGTAGACTTTGCTAAAAGTTATAATCTACCAATTAAAACCAATCCACGAATCAACTCCCATGGTTTTTGGGAGAAAATGGGCTTCCAAAAAGCTAAATATAATATGGAACGAGACTTAGGTGAAAATCCGTTAATTTGGACACCTGAAGGCGTAAAAGAACAAGAAAATGAAGCATCAAGTTCTAAAAATGTATAA
- a CDS encoding RsfA family transcriptional regulator yields MNATRQDAWTQDEDVLLAETVLRYIRVGGTQLEAFEEVAKRLSRTSAACGFRWNATVRKQYQKGIQLAKEERKKSGKGQIEKVISQPSNQNREEDQFSIDDAISFLENMKQTYTINPAKTQEEKMEELTKENEALKEQMKRYRQAWEEIGNVWKWVYTNQQKG; encoded by the coding sequence ATGAATGCCACGAGGCAAGATGCTTGGACTCAAGATGAAGATGTTTTACTAGCTGAAACGGTTCTTCGCTATATAAGAGTGGGTGGAACTCAATTAGAGGCTTTTGAGGAAGTTGCTAAACGTTTGTCGAGAACATCAGCGGCATGTGGGTTTCGTTGGAATGCAACAGTACGAAAGCAGTATCAAAAAGGAATACAACTAGCAAAAGAAGAACGTAAGAAATCTGGCAAGGGTCAAATAGAAAAGGTAATATCTCAACCTTCAAACCAAAATAGGGAAGAGGATCAATTTTCTATAGATGATGCGATTTCATTTTTGGAAAACATGAAACAAACCTACACCATTAATCCCGCTAAAACACAAGAAGAGAAAATGGAAGAATTAACAAAAGAGAATGAAGCATTAAAGGAACAGATGAAACGTTATCGACAGGCTTGGGAAGAAATTGGTAATGTGTGGAAATGGGTTTATACAAACCAACAAAAAGGCTGA
- a CDS encoding enoyl-CoA hydratase/isomerase family protein, giving the protein MYNTIRFDIHEAGYAQMTLSRPDQRNAVSLEMVEELKDALERAKEADIKCLVVTGEGSDAFCSGGDLYDFHADLTSEDVFSTLYKMKEFLYDLARFPLPTLAILNGHALGGGCELATACDFRYGPEWASYGFIQGRLGIIPGWGGGALLYKRLPSLVAYRMLVESKPFSAAQCLEMGWLQDIYDQSFIKEEMERILQPFLSKSTDQIKEFKQQYIRYEFPISLSVEMDEEVRRCSTLWGNDQHKKAVNSFLTEKNK; this is encoded by the coding sequence ATCAAGACCTGATCAGCGCAATGCAGTTTCATTAGAAATGGTAGAAGAATTGAAAGACGCTCTTGAACGAGCGAAGGAAGCAGATATTAAGTGCCTGGTTGTAACCGGAGAAGGTTCAGATGCATTCTGTTCAGGAGGAGATCTTTATGATTTTCACGCAGACTTAACATCTGAGGATGTATTTAGTACGCTCTATAAAATGAAAGAGTTCCTTTATGATTTAGCACGATTTCCGTTACCTACGTTAGCGATACTAAATGGTCATGCCTTAGGTGGAGGATGTGAACTAGCAACAGCATGTGATTTTCGTTACGGACCGGAGTGGGCGTCCTATGGTTTTATTCAAGGCCGACTAGGTATTATCCCTGGTTGGGGTGGGGGAGCTTTATTGTACAAAAGGTTACCATCATTAGTTGCTTATCGCATGCTAGTGGAGTCAAAGCCATTTTCAGCTGCCCAGTGCCTAGAAATGGGCTGGCTTCAGGATATTTATGACCAGTCTTTCATTAAAGAAGAAATGGAGCGCATCCTGCAACCGTTTCTATCTAAATCTACAGATCAGATCAAGGAATTCAAGCAACAATATATACGTTATGAATTCCCTATCTCTCTTTCTGTAGAAATGGATGAAGAAGTAAGACGTTGTTCAACACTATGGGGAAATGATCAGCATAAAAAAGCTGTAAATTCCTTTTTAACAGAAAAAAACAAGTGA